The sequence TTGAAAACACTGACGGTATTCTTGAACTTTAATTGTTTAAAACGTTAAATGCTTTTAATTAAATAGATGTAATCTATATATAAATTTGCATTTTGTAAACTATTTTGCTTCAATTCTTGTGCGCCAATTTCCTCATTGCAGGCGCTTTACAAATTTTGCTAAACAGGTCTATCAAACCCGTTGTGCTGTGTGCAATGGGTTTTTTATTGGATGATCCACTTTACGGATTGGGGTGATTTGATCGATTGTCTGCCCCGGCACTTGCCAATAAGACTAAACCGGAGAACTTTGCTATGAGCGACTTTATTCCAGAATCTGACGTTACCCCTGTCACTTTATCCCTGCATCTAGAGCGGGCTGTCGTGCAACACAGGTTGGAAGATGACGAAGCAATCTATGTTACGGAAGACGACTGGATACCGTTTTGGATTCGTATTCTCAAAAAGCCGGGTTTTGTTGGATTTGTCACCTACTTTAATTTCAGAAAATCATCCACTAGTCTTCAAAGACTAGAACTTGCCAATGAGTTCAATCGTGAAACTTACATGAGTTCTGCTTTTGTTAAAGATGACATTTTGAAGATAACGCATGTGATAAGTTATCGTGATGGTCTTTTAACGGAAACCCTGATACGCGCCTGTCGTCAGTTTTCAGGAGGTATTAGTCTCGCGATTGATGAATTCGACCCAGAATATAAAATTCTTATGCGACTGATGAAAACTGAACCAGAATCGGAAAGTTCAGAAAATGAGTAAGTCAGTTTCTGCACCTTTTATCACTCGATCAGACCGACTCAGCCGATCAAGAGGTGCGTTGATTGATCTTGCCTGCGGTGATGCTGACGGGACCACAGTTGAATTCAAGCCACGCGGTTCCTTTCCCCTCATGACCGATATGGTCGGTGGTGGTCCATTTCAGTTGTTTGTTGTTAAATGAACAGATTGCTGGGGTCTACTTTAGACCGTCTATCAAAACCAATTCGATAATTTTGGTCCATTGAAACATAAATAATGAAAACAAACTAGGCGGAGAAATTAATGAATTTAAGAAAATACACAAGATTATTTGTAGTTTTGTGCATTCCACTTTTAATATTAGGTTGGATTACGTCAAAATTTTTCCCATTTGATAATCATAGTCTTATTGTTTGTCAACATAATTTTTGTCGTAATTTAGGAACTGATATTAACAACGGTTTGTATAAGCACGCAAAGAGCCAGTCCCCGTCATGGTTTGAGGTTCAAGTGGGTGATTACGACGAGAACGCTTTTCCACATGACTTTATATCTGCGTCAACTAGAATTGTGAGAAATGCGAAGATCATCAGTGCTTCAGCCTCTGGAGCCTACGGTCCTGAGGTTGAATCGTTTATGGGTGCGCTTGCCGGGCAGCAAGCTATAGTGAAATTGGGTGCTAGTAATGACGAAAGATCAATAATTAAAAATAATTTTATTAAATTAAGTTGCAATGAACTGATTTTTAAAGCACAAGAAGGTAAGTACGCATCAACCTGCTATGGAGACGGTTGGTCTGGACTTGTTAATTA comes from Polaromonas naphthalenivorans CJ2 and encodes:
- a CDS encoding YbjN domain-containing protein is translated as MSDFIPESDVTPVTLSLHLERAVVQHRLEDDEAIYVTEDDWIPFWIRILKKPGFVGFVTYFNFRKSSTSLQRLELANEFNRETYMSSAFVKDDILKITHVISYRDGLLTETLIRACRQFSGGISLAIDEFDPEYKILMRLMKTEPESESSENE